The Aedes aegypti strain LVP_AGWG chromosome 3, AaegL5.0 Primary Assembly, whole genome shotgun sequence genome contains a region encoding:
- the LOC110679365 gene encoding eukaryotic translation initiation factor 4 gamma 3-like isoform X2 — protein sequence MQSGGGPLQPGPSVMRGLTSGAPTSSQQQSEMQKMQSQPPLMNQPYQQQNMFRSAGANQNTRPPRAMVPAFGTTFIPTLYQIPYGPRMNQWGNYGSMPAMPYSQQYFVPPQHIISNQHQQNRRNPGGENNLVNVNSNYSGTPSNGSTNQLNPLTTIPQMPQVQMQPGQPNQQSSPMTHDLLVMQQMHPPPAQHTPQQGVPGAPGQTPMDQHQPNPAQVNVGAPQPHHTMMSQLQLAPHMATQQAAPATKVNKKRTRGSRAIPIINPDTHEDVLDKYYDNDSATPATSSSSSTTVVSTSGPPPSLPPSGTVTSAPPPTANYSTIPPNGTPELPGGMLLHHQAPPHLHHPPPNHPPPPPTHVHPVPGQMYDMGRSPAGQQQQQQHEQLVYTGAGGPLKTVVNPPPHLPPPPPHHTVVVPVVPTAAEMTTASGTPVVSANANAPSVEIKPYQQKKKKPISEPPPPQPQQVILQQPPPSVPPPQHPMHHHQHSLPANINQPPPPMTDTMSIPYGAGGIPERYRTFSEKSIAESTLSTDAEPFVYTGPTSISSSNHHQQQQQQPPRVEEMPQPQVVIVPEVPPPMVIPMVVPEQQQQEIPVSLNKTEVVVEERTAAAVDSLVASVEKLSVVEDQPAAETVGRKNKQQKKRTEEVSSASETSSKDSGSSKAPATTMVVVEQQKPEPVDETDRSAVVSVKEPHQQSQQSSSSSLISNLVEHNTSKLDNDNINNNVDCTSTTITTKTDTTTTTTTSTTDNNNEALSPMETQSSTTPPKLVDGENNVEQPEFDANKNVVVMVESPVAPPPASVPSKESTPVPTEQSLPTAVAEVKEPSPETQMAALKAPAAVVPIKKSHSLTLIDYDPGQWSPDNPTGKKKYSRDQLMQLKNSAPALEKPLNLPNCLERSNHSGGHSMGGLYGKSNFSEMNLMPNFAKDRLIGGNVNQMRQPYPPKRPSQQGNQSGSQPNKQSQQGMSKTGSKIIRLQLDEEVKLNECENAWRPSHLLQNDNSDDGIKKTEELFKKFRSVLNKLTPDNFDKLVQQVKSFVIDTDDRLDGCIKLVFEKAIAEPNFSEAYAKMCKEIGTIAIAPSEKRAVFKNRLLSQCQAEFEKRRNDQTCAIRDNRIKLEANKNLAKQEFEELKAQLEEEEQKVRRRAVGTVRFIGELYKHGQLTSNIMHFCIKQLIEKDSKDYDEETLECLCKLLTTIGSKMDKENTQKMVPYFEKMGEIVRNKDKYRISSRIRFMIQDVIDLRRNGWQPRRQDLNPKTMNQIQKEAETEQLQINMSYLPRGGDMGRGGRGNMQGGGGGGSKMSGSMGSGGFGQGSLGRGGNQGSMKGGRMQTDDDGFQQISTNRNNRQQPLQIDPKKINLPSSLDVTARLGSAANYQGWKNNSNIFAALNAEENQSGGGGGGGGSSMMDRDGDRRDRDRGGDRDRNQRDRDRDRDRDRSGSHNKNSGSYHKGSMERERYNRYGSSSSQNDDRMNRSSREPSSGSMRPMSGQHSNSQMHDRDRDRGKMPPQQQQQQPPSMQGRSSQQRHIPQSTTPLLGKMGPPTSSGSALTKSGSGQLYQQQPLPQFAIPKDVPVRRSFPEPDNATETKLMKFSKFINLEREHTEIEGIVQVLEQFEIKPEYYHAAIYELFKDNIERDPKSRELVGLVVSQMFEKKAITKADYLHALEGMFQMADDLIIDIPQLYQYLASFYVTLLKQRYINLIDIRNVAQCILPQYGASLLKHLLQQYEALYGKDATVMLWYESSLNPTDFIKMGNTEAEKYLTEAKLGYLLDSSSKALDMETVGTQIKQFLKTNVMFMEIFNWISSYVGPERVTSNEFIRTLTRAVIEHCIDNKTKLNIPEMGKCHQILQKYIDNKAERELQALYAIQRLVVELEHPQNLLHSILEHLCENDVINEGINLWVDSKDPLEQSGKGVCLKGITQFMTMFMENSSDEDN from the exons ATGCAGAGTGGAGGAGGACCATTGCAGCCGGGTCCGTCCGTAATGCGAGGACTAACGTCGGGAGCACCGACCTCTTCACAGCAGCAGTCCGAAATGCAGAAGATGCAGTCTCAACCTCCGTTGATGAATCAACCGTACCAGCAGCAGAATATGTTCCGAAGCGCTGGTGCGAACCAAAATACGCGTCCGCCGCGTGCCATGGTACCAGCGTTTGGTACAACATTTATACCGACCCTATACCAAATTCCATACGGTCCAAGAATGAATCAATGGGGAAATTATGGCTCGATGCCGGCAATGCCCTATTCGCAACAATATTTTGTACCCCCGCAACACATCATTTCCAATCAACATCAACAGAATCGACGCAATCCGGGCGGTGAAAACAATCTTGTTAATGTAAATAGCAACTATTCCGGAACACCTTCGAATGGAAGCACTAATCAGCTTAATCCGCTAACGACTATTCCGCAGATGCCGCAGGTTCAGATGCAACCAGGGCAACCAAATCAGCAATCGTCTCCGATGACGCATGATCTTCTTGTAATGCAACAAATGCATCCACCACCAGCTCAACATACGCCTCAACAAGGAGTACCTGGTGCCCCAGGTCAGACCCCAATGGATCAACATCAGCCAAATCCTGCTCAAGTCAATGTCGGAGCACCGCAACCTCATCATACGATGATGTCCCAATTGCAGCTCGCTCCTCACATGGCAACCCAGCAAGCAGCTCCGGCAACGAAAGTTAACAAAAAGAGAACACGTGGTTCCCGAGCTATTCCAATTATCAATCCAGATACACACGAGGACGTTCTAGACAAGTATTACGACAATGATTCAGCAACACCTGCGACGTCCTCTTCGTCCTCTACAACGGTAGTTTCAACAAGTGGACCACCACCATCACTACCACCATCCGGAACCGTAACTTCAGCACCGCCACCAACGGCCAATTATAGCACTATTCCTCCAAAT GGAACACCGGAATTGCCAGGTGGCATGTTGCTGCATCATCAAGCACCACCCCATCTGCATCATCCACCGCCGAATCATCCTCCGCCACCACCAACCCACGTTCATCCCGTTCCTGGCCAAATGTACGACATGGGACGATCACCAGCCGGccagcaacaacagcaacaacatgAGCAACTTGTCTACACTGGTGCCGGTGGCCCTTTGAAGACCGTTGTCAATCCACCACCACATCTTCCTCCACCGCCTCCACATCATACGGTGGTGGTTCCAGTAGTTCCAACAGCAGCTGAAATGACTACAGCCAGCGGAACTCCGGTAGTCTCTGCCAACGCCAATGCGCCATCGGTAGAAATCAAACCGTACcaacagaagaagaagaaaccaaTCAGCGAACCGCCACCACCACAACCACAGCAAGTGATCCTTCAACAGCCTCCACCCTCGGTTCCACCACCACAGCATCCAATGCACCACCACCAACATTCTCTTCCAGCAAACATCAATCAACCACCACCGCCAATGACCGATACGATGTCCATTCCTTACGGTGCCGGTGGTATTCCGGAACGATATCGCACCTTCTCAGAGAAATCGATTGCCGAATCAACCCTTTCGACTGATGCGGAACCATTCGTTTACACTGGTCCCACcagcatcagcagcagcaatcaccatcagcagcagcaacagcagccgCCACGTGTAGAAGAAATGCCTCAACCTCAAGTCGTTATCGTGCCGGAAGTACCTCCCCCAATGGTAATCCCAATGGTAGTGCCGGAGCAGCAACAACAGGAAATCCCAGTTTCGCTCAACAAAACCGAAGTGGTGGTGGAAGAGCGAACAGCAGCCGCAGTAGATTCGCTGGTGGCCAGCGTGGAGAAACTTAGCGTAGTGGAAGATCAACCGGCGGCGGAAACCGTCGGCAGGAAGAACAAACAACAGAAGAAACGTACGGAGGAAGTATCGTCTGCTAGTGAGACTAGCAGCAAAGATTCAGGCAGTAGCAAAGCTCCTGCTACAACAATGGTAGTGGTTGAACAGCAGAAACCAGAACCAGTCGACGAAACCGATCGGTCTGCTGTTGTCTCAGTGAAGGAACCTCATCAGCAGTCCCAAcagtcgtcgtcatcgtcgttaATTAGTAATTTAGTGGAACATAATACTAGTAAGTTAGATAAtgataatattaataataatgtgGATTGCACCAGTACTACGATTACAACAAAAACCGATACTACAACAACTACTACTACTTCTACGACAGACAACAACAATGAAGCATTGTCGCCGATGGAAACGCAGTCCTCCACCACTCCACCGAAGCTGGTGGACGGAGAAAACAACGTCGAACAGCCGGAATTCGACGCCAACAAGAACGTTGTGGTAATGGTGGAGAGCCCAGTTGCCCCTCCGCCAGCTTCTGTGCCCTCGAAGGAATCCACCCCGGTCCCAACGGAACAGTCCTTGCCGACAGCTGTGGCAGAGGTCAAGGAACCATCGCCGGAAACGCAAATGGCCGCTCTCAAAGCTCCAGCAGCAGTGGTTCCCATCAAAAAGTCCCATTCGCTGACACTCATCGATTACGACCCGGGCCAATGGAGTCCGGACAATCCAACTGGCAAGAAAAAGTACTCCCGCGACCAACTGATGCAGCTGAAGAACTCGGCCCCGGCCCTAGAAAAGCCATTGAACTTGCCCAACTGTTTGGAGAGATCCAATCACAGCGGCGGCCACTCGATGGGAGGTTTGTACGGCAAGAGCAACTTCTCAGAAATGAACCTTATGCCGAACTTCGCGAAGGATCGCCTGATCGGTGGCAACGTGAACCAAATGCGTCAACCTTATCCACCGAAGCGGCCTTCCCAGCAGGGCAACCAATCCGGATCGCAACCCAACAAACAATCCCAACAGGGCATGAGCAAGACCGGTTCCAAAATCATTCGGCTTCAGCTGGATGAAGAAGTCAAACTAAACGAGTGCGAAAATGCTTGGCGTCCAAGTCATCTACTGCAGAACGACAACTCCGATGACGGCATCAAGAAAACGGAAGAGCTGTTCAAGAAGTTCCGCTCCGTACTGAACAAACTAACCCCGGATAACTTCGACAAGTTGGTCCAACAGGTGAAATCATTCGTAATCGACACCGATGATCGTTTGGACGGTTGTATCAAGCTGGTCTTCGAGAAAGCCATTGCCGAACCGAACTTCTCCGAAGCTTACGCCAAGATGTGTAAGGAAATAGGAACGATAGCTATAGCGCCCTCCGAGAAGCGCGCCGTCTTCAAGAACCGTCTGCTGTCTCAGTGTCAGGCCGAGTTTGAGAAACGCCGAAACGATCAGACTTGTGCCATTCGTGACAATCGCATCAAGCTGGAAGCGAACAAAAATCTGGCGAAACAGGAATTCGAAGAACTGAAGGCACAACTCGAGGAGGAAGAACAAAAAGTGCGGCGAAGAGCCGTCGGAACGGTTCGATTCATCGGAGAGCTGTACAAGCACGGTCAGCTAACCTCCAACATTATGCACTTCTGTATCAAACAGTTGATTGAGAAGGACAGCAAAGACTATGACGAAGAGACACTGGAATGCCTGTGTAAGCTTCTAACCACCATCGGTTCCAAGATGGATAAGGAGAACACCCAAAAAATGGTTCCATATTTCGAAAAGATGGGTGAAATTGTTCGGAATAAGGATAAATATCGAATCAGCAGTAGGATTCGGTTTATGATTCAAGATGTGATCGATTTACGTCGAAACGGGTGGCAACCAAGGCGACAGGACCTCAATCCGAAGACGATGAACCAGATCCAGAAGGAAGCGGAGACTGAACAGCTTCAGATTAACATGAGTTATCTGCCTCGAGGTGGCGATATGGGCCGAGGAGGTCGGGGTAATATGCAAGGCGGCGGGGGCGGCGGTTCGAAGATGTCCGGATCGATGGGTTCCGGTGGCTTTGGCCAAGGTTCGCTCGGACGGGGCGGAAATCAAGGTTCGATGAAGGGCGGTCGGATGCAAACCGACGACGATGGATTCCAGCAAATTTCGACCAATCGAAACAACCGACAGCAGCCGTTACAAATTGATCCGAAGAAGATCAACCTTCCCAGCAGTTTGGACGTTACGGCACGGCTTGGATCGGCAGCTAACTATCAGGGCTGGAAGAACAACAGCAACATCTTTGCTGCTCTCAACGCCGAAGAGAACCAAAGCGGAGGTGGAGGTGGAGGCGGCGGCAGCAGTATGATGGACCGTGATGGCGACCGGAGAGATCGGGATCGAGGTGGTGATCGGGACCGGAATCAACGTGATCGTGACCGTGACCGCGATCGGGACCGAAGCGGTAGTCATAACAAAAACTCAGGAAGCTACCACAAAGGATCGATGGAGCGAGAACGGTATAACCGATATGGAAGCAGTAGTAGTCAAAATGATGATCGAATGAACCGATCGTCACGTGAACCATCGTCGGGCAGCATGCGACCGATGAGTGGCCAGCACAGCAATAGCCAAATGCATGATCGCGATCGAGACCGTGGCAAAATGCCAccacaacaacagcagcagcagcctccATCGATGCAGGGACGATCGTCGCAGCAGCGACATATTCCACAATCGACGACTCCTCTACTAGGTAAAATGGGTCCACCAACTAGCAGCGGCAGTGCCCTTACGAAATCCGGCTCTGGTCAACTGTACCAACAGCAACCACTGCCTCAGTTTGCTATACCAAAGGATGTTCCAGTCCGAAGAAGCTTCCCAGAACCCGATAATGCGACGGAGACCAAACTGATGAAGTTCTCCAAATTCATAAACCTAGAAAGGGAACATACGGAGATCGAAGGAATCGTCCAGGTGCTTGAGCAATTCGAAATCAAACCTGAATACTACCACGCTGCCATTTACGAACTGTTTAAGGACAACATCGAGCGAGATCCTAAATCTCGTGAACTTGTCGGCCTTGTCGTGTCCCAGATGTTCGAGAAGAAGGCCATCACCAAGGCCGATTACTTGCACGCCCTCGAGGGAATGTTCCAGATGGCAGACGATCTGATTATCGATATACCTCAGCTGTACCAGTACCTTGCCTCATTCTATGTGACGCTTCTGAAACAGCGGTACATCAACCTGATCGATATCCGGAATGTAGCCCAATGCATTCTACCGCAATACGGTGCTTCACTACTGAAGCATCTGCTGCAACAATACGAAGCCCTCTACGGTAAGGATGCGACCGTAATGCTGTGGTACGAGTCATCTCTCAATCCAACCgatttcatcaaaatgggcAACACCGAAGCTGAGAAATACCTGACTGAGGCCAAACTGGGCTACCTGCTCGATTCCAGCAGTAAAGCCCTCGATATGGAAACCGTTGGCACGCAAATCAAACAATTCCTGAAAACGAACGTCATGTTCATGGAGATCTTCAACTGGATTTCCAGCTACGTCGGCCCAGAGCGTGTCACTTCTAACGAGTTCATTCGGACCCTTACGAGGGCCGTGATAGAACACTGTATAGACAACAAAACGAAACTGAACATCCCAGAGATGGGAAAGTGTCACCAAATCCTCCAGAAGTACATCGATAACAAAGCGGAACGGGAACTGCAGGCGTTATATGCGATTCAGCGGTTAGTAGTGGAACTTGAACATCCGCAGAATCTTCTACACTCCATACTGGAGCATCTGTGCGAAAATGATGTGATAAATGAAGGAATCAACCTCTGGGTGGATTCAAAGGATCCACTGGAACAATCCGGCAAGGGTGTGTGCTTGAAGGGGATCACGCAGTTCATGACGATGTTCATGGAGAATTCGAGCGACGAGGATAATTAA